A genome region from Anopheles stephensi strain Indian chromosome 2, UCI_ANSTEP_V1.0, whole genome shotgun sequence includes the following:
- the LOC118517721 gene encoding nuclear pore complex protein Nup160 homolog: MAEMYREVPLFQQGIAAGGKKAKTINISSAGGYHAMLVDSKTSEIAGGFRVDHFIKDVPILKRFIYWRTFRESIFLTETCLDRSHVCYELKITFEGSPILAVECYKSSNSPLLLIFVTTTSIHRVSFEMPSAMDHQLYTEQDSILLQINESMITDPLYCYTFINDIGQAVPVAATIANSSDNLESKFAIACTNSLFLLSLRKERERMMVQCSELDHNPLTFSKLIHSITDSWRKKSFTSQVVAMSFDTHTLVENQSFLYTLHRNGALRVWLLDGRCLASEYLSKYTQGSETEFHTCILRSSQSLVALYFSFQTFSEFVIIRPDVSVDSAGGTISAVILKKMCTVLAPNYDLIDFKLCDKRLWTLWCNAEGESQALVYELSPNDYGDTLQNNVWSPIILENISDKEHSALEVGVDLKDVYCNRIFQSGCFPDKVIRKSLTMFNRNTASIPTSTGAVNYNMLRLKRYALTCIESQLQQECTTMRQNGPLDNDQIQEISNGLWEKLYLYCVQYRYESSRPIGLFICEGMHRQTSHYTFGIIRKKNVSFFRVCDELEVAFNSPTCYDQYAPNVALLKNGAPRANQDMMVLVTFLGEIEQTLTAEQRHKLDSFLHQRREGEASDIYLSFIGATQNQLLVHNLLPAFLQRVSDLPQAIEALLQYVTPLNRAPYPSTEQDEPTVYSNFELTSEVALTTAKQLIQLRYLLLRNLLLLQYMIQSHCNFHYHILDAIQSTIRSDTENLLRCYHVMNWIAQTRLDIDWTRCNKIAVMLPLNIRASLTLLQAYAISQINEDIALGRSNLSSSRAPETVAALSLLQKANTIIAFICPSSDDFLFGEWLSQNDLHVHIDEYVRLLSNWCEWNSCSRNFIKAKSCLALGDTFKALDLFPLSLKGIQTERILKKFLCQDENKPSTSQYATLTAFYLKLIRLFQADGAYDGVLKLVHSGIDNTIDPIQKTMFQSIEFSCHIELGHYEEAYNALIKNHEPARKKDCLRQLICLLFSVRRLDILLDLPYYGLEEEFTNIVGMTARSADIADCLQYNFLYSFHVNKMNLRKAAIIAYEEGMRNFLECNSLNHLNRYYCCLMKCLNSLSVIKESYAWIVHPIIEQGEMPTIIKDDTIDIVDKKRLQEQLITTHCALQLSMYNDGFKLVTSLDAMNLISLMVKRKLYRSALKLARCRMPSMVPTVYEHLTSSCITASSATKALGTSADSATDGGLPWLSDNCISDLVVVPDSTATAWNYLRYTLEQENDELVSDAYLAVFNRILSRSAYIPTWLKKWCFEHIPTQFIRAYLRHGRLEEAYEYTLELFRARFFSAGRFNHHTIFPLSLCEYLVYELESSATHSKEKQHIEHYLRIIEVAL; the protein is encoded by the exons ATGGCCGAAATGTACCGGGAGGTGCCCCTATTTCAGCAAGGCATTGCAGCTGGtgggaaaaaagcgaaaacgaTCAACATTTCATCAG CCGGTGGGTACCATGCGATGCTGGTGGATTCAAAAACATCGGAAATAGCTGGTGGATTTCGAGTGGATCACTTCATCAAGGATGTTCCCATTCTTAAACGTTTCATTTACTG GCGAACATTCAGAGAATCAATCTTTTTAACCGAAACCTGTTTGGATAGAAGCCATGTTTGCTATGAGTTAAAAATAACGTTCGAAGGAAGTCCGATACTGGCGGTGGAATGTTACAAGTCATCAAACTCGCCATTGCTCCTGATTTTCGTTACCACCACGTCCATTCATCGGGTATCGTTTGAGATGCCTTCAGCCATGGACCATCAATTGTACACTGAGCAGGATTCAATTCTGCTCCAGATAAACGAAAGCATGATAACGGATCCCCTATACTGCTACACGTTCATAAACGACATTG GTCAAGCCGTTCCAGTGGCCGCAACCATTGCCAATTCTAGCGATAATTTAGAAAGCAAATTTGCCATTGCATGCACCAACTCTCTGTTCCTGCTATCACTACGAAAGGAAAGGGAACGAATGATGGTGCAATGTTCGGAGCTAGACCACAACCCCTTAACCTTTTCAAAACTGATCCATTCGATAACGGATTCTTGGCGTAAAAAATCATTCACCAGCCAGGTAGTGGCAATGTCGTTTGACACGCACACGCTCGTAGAGAATCAATCGTTTCTCTACACCCTGCATCGTAACGGTGCGTTGCGTGTTTGGCTGCTGGACGGACGGTGTCTGGCATCGGAATATCTGTCCAAATACACGCAGGGCAGCGAGACGGAGT TTCACACATGTATCTTGCGGAGCTCCCAATCGTTGGTGGCCCTTTACTTTTCGTTTCAAACATTCTCCGAGTTTGTAATAATACGACCGGACGTGTCGGTGGATTCGGCTGGTGGAACGATCTCAGCTGTAATCCTCAAAAAGATGTGCACCGTCCTAGCGCCAAACTACGATCTGATTGATTTCAAGCTCTGCGATAAACGCCTGTGGACTTTATGGTGCAATGCGGAAGGTGAATCGCAGGCACTGGTGTACGAGCTAAGCCCGAACGATTATGGTGACACTTTGCAGAACAACGTGTGGTCACCAATCATTCTGGAAAACATTAGCGACAAAGAACATTCGGCGCTGGAAGTTGGTGTCGATCTGAAGGATGTGTACTGCAATCGCATTTTTCAGTCAGGCTGTTTTCCCGACAAAGTTATTAGAAAATCGCTCACG ATGTTTAATCGTAATACGGCCAGCATACCGACGAGCACCGGTGCTGTCAACTACAATATGCTACGCTTGAAAAGATACGCACTGACGTGCATTGAAAGCCAACTTCAGCAAGAGTGCACCACTATGAGACAGAACGGCCCGCTGGATAATGACCAGATACAGGAAATATCGAATGGGCTGTGGGAAAAATTGTACCTCTACTGCGTCCAGTATCGGTACGAATCTTCGCGCCCCATTGGACTCTTCATCTGTGAAGGAATGCACAGGCAAACGTCGCACTACACATTTGGCATtataaggaagaaaaatgtcaGCTTCTTCCGCGTTTGTGACGAGCTGGAAGTTGCTTTCAATTCTCCGACATGTTACGACCAATATGCGCCGAACGTGGCACTGCTCAAGAACGGTGCCCCCAGAGCTAATCAGGATATGATGGTGCTTGTTACGTTTTTGGGCGAAATAGAGCAAACGCTTACGGCAGAGCAGAGGCATAAGCTGGACAGTTTCCTGCATCAGCGCCGGGAAGGTGAGGCGAGCGATATTTATTTGTCGTTCATCGGAGCTACTCAAAATCAACTGCTGGTTCAT AACTTGCTGCCGGCCTTTTTGCAACGTGTTTCCGATCTACCGCAAGCGATCGAAGCATTGCTGCAGTACGTCACACCGTTGAACAGGGCACCTTACCCGTCCACGGAACAGGACGAACCGACTGTCTACAGCAATTTCGAGCTGACCAGTGAAGTGGCACTGACAACGGCAAAACAGCTGATACAGTTGCGGTACCTGCTGCTGCgcaatctgctgctgctgcaatacATGATTCAAAGTCACTGCAACTTTCACTACCATATCCTCGATGCCATCCAGTCCACCATTCGGTCGGATACGGAAAATCTGCTGCGCTGCTATCACGTCATGAACTGGATCGCCCAGACGCGCCTAGACATCGATTGGACACGATG caacaaaatagCTGTTATGCTCCCGCTGAACATTCGTGCTTCGTTGACGTTGCTTCAGGCGTACGCTATTTCTCAAATCAATGAGGACATTGCATTGGGGCGAAGCAACTTGTCGTCATCTAGAGCACCGGAAACCGTGGCCGCTTTGTCTCTACTACAAAAAGCCAACACCATCATTGCTTTCAT ATGTCCCTCAAGCGACGATTTCCTATTCGGAGAATGGCTTTCGCAGAATGATTTGCATGTGCATATTGATGAGTACGTTCGTTTGTTAAGCAATTGGTGCGAGTGGAACAGTTGCTCCA GAAACTTCATCAAGGCTAAATCTTGCCTCGCGCTTGGCGACACATTCAAAGCGCTCGATCTTTTCCCGCTCTCCCTAAAAGGGATCCAGACGGAGCGTATATTGAAAAAATTCTTGTGCCAAGATGAAAACAAGCCCAGCACATCGCAATACGCAACGCTTACAGCCTTTTATCTGAAGCTCATTCGTCTCTTCCAAGCGGACGGAGCTTACGACGGTGTGTTGAAATTGGTGCACTCTGGAATTGACAACACGATTGATCCCATACAAAAG ACCATGTTCCAGAGTATCGAATTTAGCTGCCACATTGAACTGGGCCACTACGAAGAAGCGTACAACGCGCTTATCAAGAATCACGAACCTGCACGCAAAAAAGATTGCTTGCGGCAGTTGATATGTTTGCTGTTTTCGGTGCGCCGTTTGGACATTCTGCTGGACCTACCGTACTATGGGCTGGAGGAAGAGTTTACCAACATTGTTGGCATGACTGCACGGTCGGCGGACATTGCCGATTGCCTGCAGTACAACTTTTTGTACTCATTTCACGTAAACAAAATGAACCTGCGTAAAG CTGCCATCATAGCTTACGAAGAGGGAATGCGCAACTTTTTAGAGTGCAACAGCCTGAATCATCTGAACAGATACTATTGCTGCCTGatgaaatgtttaaattcgcTTTCTGTCATCAAGGAATCGTACGCGTGGATAGTACATCCGATCATAGAGCAGGGCGAG atgcccaccatcatcaaagacgacacaattgACATAGTGGATAAGAAAAGGCTTCAGGAACAGCTGATAACTACACACTGCGCCCTCCAGCTTTCCATGTACAACGATGGCTTCAAGCTGGTTACGTCGCTCGATGCGATGAATCTGATTTCGCTCATGGTGAAGCGTAAATTGTATCGCTCGGCATTGAAATTGGCGCGGTGCCGCATGCCATCCATGGTGCCCACCGTTTACGAGCATTTAACCAGCTCCTGCATTACAGCATCGTCCGCTACCAAAGCGCTTGGCACGAGCGCCGATAGCGCGACGGACGGTGGCTTACCTTGGTTGAGTGATAATTGCATTTCCGATCTAGTAGTCGTGCCCGATAGTACTGCAACGGCGTGGAACTATTTACGTTACACGTTAGAGCAGGAAAATGATGAACTCGTGAGTGACGCTTATTTGGCAGTGTTTAATCGCATCCTGTCGCGCAGTGCGTATATTCCTACCTGGTTGAAGAAGTGGTGTTTCGAACATATTCCTACCCAATTCATTCGTGCTTATCTACGCCACGGTCGCCTGGAGGAAGCGTACGAGTATACACTCGAATTGTTCCGGGCTAGATTCTTCAGCGCCGGAAGATTCAATCACCACACCATATTTCCCCTATCGCTGTGTGAGTATCTCGTGTACGAACTCGAGTCGTCAGCCACGCACAGTAAG GAAAAGCAACACATTGAACATTACCTGCGGATCATTGAAGTGGCTCTTTAA
- the LOC118517714 gene encoding DNA replication ATP-dependent helicase/nuclease DNA2 encodes MKRRISSPLKPPNKILDLEPNYVECIGPNKAGSAVAVPHQFKDTKRNDDLSMDWDEEWLTGMELETKTEKDFTLDLSTWKRCKLLDAQQLGNYMKVTLKGKRCKQMAVCHLLPPWNSIEGISPGLTVSVLAFKEHSSSDHFVVNADGGFFVTEPDLLVSGTTVVGSLFCQRRGVLQELFRGTEAENTQMAIGTLAHCIFQRCIVDKSCETLKDVETIAEDVMKSRKLISSLYAMKMNVSEAFELVVPYLKQIETFLHQHLHRGRAEQCKLPSLPKGSEPAKIWIGEINDIEENIWCHQLGIKGRIDATVTVVRDKAAELYETMPLELKTGRASYSFEHLGQLALYEMMMELVGHKVSAGLLLYLRDGKCSRVVSNRNMKRDLIMLRNEITRFLSTWMVPNEIDGTTTAGCEDRPVLPMKPTLPAPINNERACPKCPYSTVCVALAKREAAFPTNQGFSSIAEEACGHLSNSDIDYFLRWTGLIYLEGQDSAQSHLTRNIWSLTPQERFENGWCLTGLTLLSPVHAVDGAFFHTFTLDQQTSGSDTENNDGHDPVPKSTDIFQVGEYVICSTTKRIAVAAGHVISFAGNELVVTFERDLSVNYSGEQFILDQHVSSSRLSGFDLSNLAMLLSNDDTVARYRRIIIDREMPTFSDGFLCQSMVPRAKEILKNLNRHQKQAALKAAATDSYCLLKGLPGTGKTQTIVGLIRLLSLLGQSILLTSNTHSAVDNILKRLLPFKELSFIRIGSLDRIDPAVRPFAEPILAETADNPEKLAELYEQFPIVAVTCQGSGHAMIGQRTFDYCIVDEATQVFQASIIRPLLRCKKFLLVGDPDQLPPVVKSAKARSLGATESLFHRLDQEGSYCVLPTQYRMNRVLTKLANDFTYDGKLVCGNDVVANATLKLPNLQTVRRIYEVERWLMKTISNQIDLSAVVVNTGNTHQLNLSYQKLSEETAPNDRDRATKSHVKCTNISEVALVIYICKALLQAGVKQESIGIIAPFRAQVDLIRKKIFKLSDNQKSAAAMVHSPSNDSTAGDEQALSNDSCAIEVNTVDQYQGKDKKIIIFSCTKSKNLAAASDKNGAAAAPAEGEILNDKRRLTVAITRAQEKLIVIGDLGTLDSSYSTFQQLFSVMCKASNVNIVDKKDGFEWVNVMELLASLSE; translated from the exons ATGAAGCGCAGAATATCTTCACCTCTCAAACCACCAAATAAAATTTTGGATTTGGAACCGAATTACGTAGAATGTATTGGACCAAATAAAGCCGGCAGTGCCGTAGCCGTTCCACATCAGTTTAAAGATACCAAGCGTAATGATGATCTATCCATGGACTGGGATGAAGAATGGCTCACTGGCATGGAGCTGGAGACAAAGACAGAAAAG GATTTTACGTTGGATTTATCAACATGGAAACGGTGCAAATTGCTGGACGCTCAGCAGCTAGGGAACTATATGAAAGTGACGCTGAAAGGGAAACGTTGCAAACAAATGGCAGTCTGCCATCTGCTACCTCCATG GAATTCGATTGAAGGCATTTCGCCCGGACTTACAGTATCCGTGCTAGCCTTTAAGGAGCATTCGTCTTCTGATCACTTTGTGGTAAATGCGGATGGTGGCTTTTTCGTTACCGAGCCGGATCTACTAGTTTCCGGCACCACCGTTGTGGGCTCATTGTTTTGCCAACGTCGCGGAGTTCTACAGGAGCTGTTTCGCGGAACCGAAGCGGAAAATACACAG ATGGCCATTGGAACGTTGGCACATTGCATTTTCCAACGATGCATTGTCGATAAGTCGTGCGAGACGCTGAAAGACGTGGAAACGATCGCAGAAGATGTCATGAAGTCGCGAAAGCTCATTTCTTCACTATATGCCATGAAAATGAATGTTTCGGAAGCTTTCGAGCTGGTAGTACCGTACctgaaacaaattgaaaccTTTTTGCACCAACACCTTCATCGCGGACGCGCCGAACAGTGTAAACTGCCGTCGCTTCCGAAGGGTTCGGAGCCAGCTAAAATTTGGATCGGCGAAATAAACGATATAGAGGAAAACATTTGGTGCCATCAGCTCGGAATCAAGGGCAGAATCGATGCAACCGTAACCGTCGTACGGGACAAAGCAGCTGAACTGTATGAAACCATGCCCTTGGAACTGAAAACAGGCCGCGCGAGCTATTCGTTCGAGCATCTTGGACAATTGGCGCTGTACGAAATGATGATGGAGCTTGTTGGCCATAAAGTGAGCGCCGGTCTGCTGCTATACCTGCGTGATGGGAAATGTAGCCGTGTAGTGTCGAACCGCAACATGAAGCGAGACTTGATTATGTTGCGAAACGAAATTACCCGGTTCCTGAGTACCTGGATGGTTCCGAATGAAATAGATGGTACCACTACTGCCGGCTGCGAAGACAGGCCGGTGCTACCGATGAAACCCACACTGCCGGCTCCTATCAACAATGAGCGAGCGTGTCCGAAATGTCCCTACAGTACGGTTTGCGTCGCCCTAGCCAAACGTGAAGCTGCATTTCCAACCAATCAAGGATTCTCGTCTATTGCGGAAGAAGCGTGTGGCCATCTAAGCAATAGCGATATCGACTATTTTCTCCGGTGGACCGGACTGATTTACCTAGAGGGACAAGATTCTGCACAAT CTCACTTGACACGAAACATTTGGAGCCTAACGCCGCAGGAACGGTTCGAAAATGGATGGTGCCTTACTGGGCTTACACTGCTAAGTCCGGTGCACGCTGTCGATGGAGCATTTTTCCATACGTTCACATTAGATCAGCAGACATCAGGTTCCGACACGGAGAATAATGATGGCCACGATCCGGTTCCAAAATCCACTGACATTTTTCAAGTGGGCGAATATGTGATCTGCAGCACAACGAAACGGATTGCAGTCGCTGCTGGACATGTGATCAGTTTTGCCGGTAACGAGCTCGTCGTAACCTTCGAACGTGATCTGTCTGTTAACTACAGTGGAGAACAATTCATCCTGGATCAGCACGTGTCGAGCAGCAGATTGTCCGGATTTGATTTATCCAACCTAGCCATGCTGCTCAGCAACGATGATACGGTGGCACGATATCGCAG GATAATCATCGATCGTGAAATGCCCACCTTCTCCGATGGATTTCTATGCCAGTCGATGGTTCCTAGGGCCAAAGAGATACTGAAAAATCTTAACCGACACCAAAAGCAGGCAGCCCTTAAAGCGGCCGCAACAGATTCGTACTGCTTGCTGAAAGGGTTGCCCGGAACTGGAAAAACGCAAACGATTGTCGGGCTGATTCGGTTGCTATCGCTCCTGGGGCAATCGATTCTGCTGACCAGTAACACGCATTCGGCCGTTGATAATATACTAAAACGTTTGTTGCCCTTTAAGGAGCTAAGCTTCATTCGAATTGGATCGTTAGATCGTATCGATCCGGCAGTAAGACCGTTCGCAGAGCCTATTCTCGCTGAGACTGCAGACAACCCGGAAAAATTAGCTGAATTGTACGAGCAATTT CCAATAGTCGCAGTAACGTGCCAGGGATCGGGCCATGCAATGATCGGTCAACGCACGTTCGATTATTGCATCGTGGATGAAGCGACTCAAGTCTTCCAGGCTAGCATCATCCGGCCTTTGCTACGTTGCAAGAAATTTCTGCTGGTCGGCGACCCCGACCAGCTTCCGCCGGTCGTCAAATCTGCTAAAGCACG GTCGCTTGGAGCCACAGAGAGCCTATTTCATCGGTTGGATCAGGAAGGGTCCTACTGTGTGCTTCCGACACAGTACCGCATGAATCGTGTTTTAACCAAACTGGCCAACGACTTTACGTACGACGGAAAGTTGGTATGCGGCAACGATGTAGTGGCCAACGCGACGCTCAAACTACCCAACCTACAGACCGTGCGCAGAATATATGAGGTCGAGCGGTGGCTCATGAAAACCATTTCCAACCAAATCGACCTATCGGCAGTCGTGGTGAATACTGGCAATACGCATCAGCTGAATTTGAGTTATCAGAAATTGAGCGAAGAAACGGCACCAAACGATCGAGATCGTGCGACGAAAAGCCACGTGAAATGTACCAACATTTCGGAAGTTGCCCTCGTGATTTACATTTGCAAAGCATTGTTACAAGCTGGCGTTAAGCAAGAATCGATTGGCATCATAGCACCGTTTCGTGCACAGGTGGATTTAATTcggaagaaaatatttaaactgtCGGACAACCAAAAGTCGGCTGCTGCGATGGTGCACTCGCCGAGCAACGATAGTACGGCCGGGGACGAACAAGCGCTCTCCAATGATTCCTGCGCCATAGAAGTCAACACAGTGGACCAGTACCAGGGAAAGGATAAAAAG ATAATCATATTTTCCTGTACGAAGTCGAAGAACCTTGCCGCGGCTTCCGATAAAaatggtgcagcagcagcccctGCAGAAGGTGAAATTCTCAACGATAAACGAAGATTGACCGTTGCGATCACTAGGGCACAAGAGAAGCTCATCGTCATCGGTGATCTGGGCACGCTTGATTCGTCGTACAGTACGTTCCAGCAATTGTTTAGTGTTATGTGCAAGGCGAGTAACGTTAACATCGTAGACAAAAAGGACGGGTTTGAATGGGTCAATGTTATGGAATTGCTAGCTTCGTTGTCCGAGTAG
- the LOC118517725 gene encoding mpv17-like protein produces the protein MALIKRLSNPLARGIATYSILWPTANLVQQSLEGRRYDTFDYGQCVRYGIYGALYVAPSVYGWVKISTIMWPTMNLRTALFKAIVEQGTYGPFAGVSFLYIMSLAEGMTPGEAVQEVKLKFPQTYTVGLTFWPFIQTINFAFIPERNRVPFIAACSFLWTVFLASIKRKDLHEAEDA, from the exons TAAAACGATTAAGCAATCCGTTAGCTCGTGGAATAGCCACTTATTCTATTCTCTGGCCTACGGCTAATCTTGTACAGCAGAGCTTGGAAGGACGGCGCTATG ATACGTTCGACTACGGTCAATGCGTCCGGTATGGAATCTACGGTGCACTGTACGTTGCTCCATCCGTTTACGGCTGGGTTAAAATTTCGACCATTATGTGGCCTACGATGAATTTACGGACGGCCTTGTTCAAAGCAATTGTAGAGCAAGGCACGTACGGCCCGTTCGCTGGTGTAAGCTTTCTGTATATTATGTCACTGGCGGAAGGCATGACACCGGGTGAAGCAGTGCAGGAGGTCAAGTTAAAATTTCCCCAGACGTACACAGTGGGATTGACCTTCTGGCCGTTTATTCAAACAATCAACTTCGCTTTCATCCCGGAACGCAATCGTGTACCATTTATTGCGGCCTGCAGTTTTCTGTGGACAGTGTTTTTAGCATCCATTAAGAGGAAAGATTTGCACGAAGCAGAAGACGCCTGA
- the LOC118517719 gene encoding coiled-coil domain-containing protein 86 has translation MEAAAESTTTAQKAKTPARKANTPKAESSKVDAQPVRGKPKSGRVWKTNKDRFATIKRSLRGKTSSQQLAFRDEIKQIKELSQSIKDTRRRENEEKRLRREENKRRRLENERKNEVVQIIKNPAKLKRMRKKQLRMIEKRDISKLNVV, from the exons ATGGAGGCTGCTGCTGAAAGTACGACTACTGCACAAAAGGCTAAGACTCCGGCTCGAAAAGCTAACACACCGAAAGCTGAGTCTAGTAAGGTCGACGCTCAACCGGTGAGAGGCAAGCCGAAATCGGGTAGGGTATGGAAAACTAACAAAGACCG ATTTGCTACGATAAAGAGGAGTCTTCGTGGGAAAACTTCTTCGCAACAGCTCGCATTCAGAGATGAAATAAAGCAGATCAAAGAACTGTCACAGTCCATCAAGGATACGAGACGCCGCGAGAATGAGGAGAAACGGTTACGGCGTGAGGAGAACAAGCGGCGAAGGTTGGAAAATGAGCGAAAAAATGAAGTCGTCCAGATTATCAAAAATCCCGCCAAGCTGAAACGCATGCGCAAGAAACAGCTGCGCATGATTGAGAAGCGAGACATAAGCAAATTAAACGTGGTGTAG